The Rhizobium sp. WSM4643 genome window below encodes:
- the ccoO gene encoding cytochrome-c oxidase, cbb3-type subunit II gives MASILDKHQILEKNATLLLVGSLLVVSIGGIVEIAPLFYLQNTIEKVEGMRPYTPLELAGRNIYIREGCYLCHSQMIRPFRDEVERYGHYSLAAESMYDHPFQWGSKRTGPDLARVGARYSNEWHVQHLADPRAVVPESIMPSYAFLKEQRVTVKDVGMDLKANEDVGVPYNDDMLANAEADMKAQADPNADTTALLARYPKAKTGDFDGDPAALTEMDALVSYLQMLGTLVDFSTYDDATGYR, from the coding sequence ATGGCATCGATACTAGATAAACATCAGATCCTCGAGAAGAACGCGACGCTTCTTCTCGTCGGCTCGCTGCTCGTCGTGAGCATAGGCGGCATCGTCGAAATCGCACCGCTGTTCTACCTGCAGAATACGATTGAAAAGGTGGAAGGCATGCGGCCGTATACGCCGCTCGAATTGGCCGGCCGGAACATCTACATCCGCGAAGGCTGCTACCTCTGCCACAGCCAGATGATCAGGCCCTTCCGCGACGAGGTCGAACGCTACGGCCATTACTCGCTCGCGGCCGAGTCCATGTACGATCATCCTTTCCAATGGGGATCCAAGCGAACCGGGCCGGATCTGGCCCGTGTCGGGGCACGTTACTCCAACGAATGGCATGTCCAGCATCTCGCGGATCCACGGGCGGTCGTGCCGGAGTCGATCATGCCGAGTTACGCCTTCCTCAAAGAGCAGAGGGTGACGGTCAAGGACGTGGGAATGGACCTGAAGGCCAACGAGGACGTGGGCGTGCCCTATAACGATGACATGCTGGCGAACGCGGAGGCCGACATGAAGGCCCAAGCCGATCCGAACGCAGATACGACGGCCCTGCTTGCCCGCTATCCGAAGGCGAAGACCGGCGATTTCGACGGCGATCCGGCTGCGCTGACCGAAATGGATGCCCTGGTGTCCTACCTGCAGATGCTCGGAACGTTGGTCGATTTCTCGACCTACGACGACGCGACCGGCTACCGATGA
- a CDS encoding NapC/NirT family cytochrome c — protein sequence MIGGIKAIILWCWRLLSSPAATLSLGFLTLGGFVGGVMFWGAFNTALETTNTEAFCTGCHEMRTNVYEELSRTVHFSNRSGVRATCPDCHVPHQWTDKIARKMQASKEVWGKIFGTINTREKFLDKRLELAQHEWGRLKANDSLECRNCHSMGAMDLTKQTVRAADIHTRYLLPGKATCIDCHKGIAHDLPNMEGVDPGWKVPADLMGKTAYHEWHDRAKLASYLSKVGTIALGD from the coding sequence ATGATTGGCGGGATAAAGGCAATAATCCTATGGTGCTGGCGCTTGCTGAGTTCGCCTGCAGCGACATTGAGCCTGGGCTTCCTGACGCTTGGCGGCTTCGTCGGCGGCGTCATGTTCTGGGGCGCATTCAACACGGCGCTAGAGACGACCAATACCGAGGCCTTCTGCACCGGCTGCCATGAAATGCGAACGAACGTCTACGAGGAGCTGAGCCGCACAGTTCATTTTTCGAACCGGTCGGGCGTTCGCGCCACATGCCCTGATTGCCATGTGCCACACCAATGGACCGACAAGATCGCTCGCAAGATGCAGGCCTCGAAGGAAGTCTGGGGCAAGATATTCGGGACGATCAACACGCGCGAGAAGTTCCTCGACAAACGACTGGAACTCGCCCAACACGAATGGGGGCGGCTGAAGGCCAACGACAGCCTGGAATGCCGAAACTGCCACTCGATGGGAGCCATGGATCTGACGAAGCAGACAGTGCGCGCCGCCGATATTCACACCCGATACCTACTGCCGGGCAAGGCGACCTGCATCGATTGCCACAAGGGCATAGCGCATGATCTTCCGAATATGGAGGGCGTCGACCCCGGCTGGAAGGTGCCGGCGGATCTGATGGGTAAGACCGCCTATCATGAATGGCATGATCGGGCCAAACTCGCCTCTTATCTGAGCAAGGTCGGCACGATCGCCCTAGGTGACTGA
- a CDS encoding copper resistance CopC/CopD family protein, translating into MWLIISTWAAANRRAALLLLLVLAALGFLSPVGAQAHAVLRSSSPASNETLDRPLSRVELRFNEAVRLVTASATDSTGARTVVQGNTLGSVVILNLPSSIARGTIIVSYRVASEDGHPVGGSVVFHVGTQTAAISDTPQGFVSPLMIAIWLVQAGSIVLLAVVVGGAFFAHLFDAGTPLSSRQDLTASLAVLLLTANVYLQGLDEIGGELRLAGMRPFLAAAQNGSAIAASLALFSIVLVSIPINGHRASLAAAVLAMIAASVSFTFTGHCNVAEPRWLARTCMFLHGGVMIFWIGSLIPLWRIGEKQARSGPLLGFSRVIPLPFVGMLLAGGALAWIELPALNTILLSIFGRVLLLKILLVSLLCLLAVYNRFWLTQPALAGSPTARWRLRRSIAAEIVLAVAIVASASLWRFAGPDQLEFVTAAPMLSIHLHSETAMAQLELQLQRDGTSTARVSVMTLDFEPLEPRTVVLRMRKPNAGVEPIKYDLLKSPDGAWETSGLPISNPTGWEADVQILIDDFTTAHLEGDLAPSSDAAATSVTKRSGAGS; encoded by the coding sequence ATGTGGCTGATCATCTCCACATGGGCGGCCGCCAACCGGCGGGCAGCCTTGCTTCTCCTGCTCGTCTTGGCGGCGCTCGGGTTCCTTTCGCCAGTGGGCGCGCAAGCTCACGCCGTGTTGAGAAGTTCCTCCCCCGCGAGCAACGAAACTCTGGATCGGCCGCTCAGCCGCGTCGAGCTTCGCTTTAACGAAGCAGTCAGGCTTGTCACCGCGAGCGCTACCGATTCCACCGGCGCCCGGACAGTCGTGCAGGGGAATACTCTCGGCTCCGTTGTCATATTGAACCTCCCAAGTTCGATCGCTCGTGGCACTATCATCGTAAGCTATCGGGTGGCATCGGAGGACGGGCATCCGGTGGGCGGCTCCGTCGTCTTCCACGTCGGCACGCAGACGGCAGCGATCAGCGATACCCCGCAAGGATTCGTCTCGCCCCTGATGATCGCAATCTGGCTCGTGCAAGCCGGCTCGATCGTCCTCCTTGCGGTCGTCGTCGGGGGTGCATTCTTCGCCCATCTGTTTGATGCTGGAACGCCCCTTTCCTCGCGACAAGATCTCACCGCGTCCCTCGCCGTCCTGCTGCTTACCGCGAACGTCTACCTGCAAGGGCTCGACGAGATTGGCGGCGAACTGAGGCTCGCTGGCATGCGGCCGTTTCTCGCCGCAGCTCAGAACGGCTCGGCGATCGCCGCATCTCTTGCACTGTTCTCCATCGTGCTCGTTTCAATACCGATCAACGGCCACAGGGCTTCCTTGGCGGCCGCGGTACTCGCGATGATCGCCGCCTCCGTCTCCTTCACGTTCACCGGCCACTGCAACGTGGCGGAGCCTCGCTGGCTCGCCAGGACGTGCATGTTCCTACACGGTGGGGTGATGATCTTCTGGATCGGAAGCCTGATCCCGCTGTGGCGAATTGGCGAAAAGCAAGCGCGCTCGGGTCCCCTGCTCGGTTTCTCGCGGGTGATACCCTTGCCGTTCGTCGGGATGTTGCTGGCGGGCGGCGCGCTCGCCTGGATAGAATTGCCCGCCCTCAATACCATTTTGCTATCGATCTTTGGGCGGGTGCTGCTTCTCAAAATCCTACTCGTCTCGTTGCTCTGCTTGCTCGCAGTCTACAACCGATTCTGGCTCACGCAGCCTGCGCTAGCCGGAAGCCCGACCGCCAGATGGCGCCTGCGACGCAGCATCGCCGCCGAGATAGTCCTGGCCGTGGCCATCGTTGCCTCTGCGTCGCTTTGGCGCTTCGCAGGCCCCGATCAACTTGAGTTCGTGACAGCGGCGCCGATGCTTTCCATTCACCTGCATTCCGAGACGGCAATGGCGCAGCTCGAGCTTCAGCTCCAGCGCGACGGCACCTCCACGGCTCGAGTGAGCGTCATGACGCTCGACTTCGAGCCACTCGAACCGCGCACTGTCGTGCTTCGCATGAGAAAGCCGAATGCCGGTGTTGAGCCCATAAAATACGATCTGTTGAAATCACCGGACGGCGCCTGGGAGACCAGCGGCCTACCCATAAGCAATCCGACCGGCTGGGAGGCCGATGTGCAGATCCTGATCGATGATTTCACAACGGCTCATCTCGAAGGCGACCTGGCTCCATCGAGCGACGCCGCCGCCACCTCGGTTACGAAAAGGTCCGGTGCCGGTTCCTGA
- a CDS encoding cbb3-type cytochrome c oxidase subunit 3, with amino-acid sequence METYTAMRHFADSWGLVAMTAFFVGAVVFALRPGSKQTAKEAADIPLKDD; translated from the coding sequence ATGGAAACCTATACTGCAATGAGACACTTCGCCGACAGTTGGGGCCTTGTGGCTATGACGGCATTCTTCGTCGGCGCGGTCGTGTTCGCCCTTCGCCCAGGCAGCAAGCAAACGGCGAAAGAGGCCGCCGATATTCCCTTGAAGGATGATTGA
- the ccoN gene encoding cytochrome-c oxidase, cbb3-type subunit I encodes MNYTTETVAITVAAFLALLGAAFAHDHLFAVHMGILCFCLAAGAALLIRRVDFSPAARQQKVDPSAYFDEVIRYGLIATVFWGVVGFLVGVIIALQLAFPDLNIAPYLNFGRLRPVHTSAVIFAFGGNALIMTSFYVVQRTCRARLFGGSLAWFVFWGYQLFIVMAATGYVLGITQAREYAEPEWYVDLWLTIVWVAYLAVYLGTILRRKEPHIYVANWFYLGFIVTIAMLHVVNNLAVPTSFLGSKSYSVFSGVQDALTQWWYGHNAVGFFLTAGFLGMMYYFVPKQANRPVYSYRLSIIHFWALIFMYIWAGPHHLHYTALPDWAQTLGMVFSIMLWMPSWGGMINGLMTLSGAWDKIRTDPIIRMMIVAIAFYGMSTFEGPMMSVKTVNSLSHYTEWTIGHVHSGALGWVGMITFGAIYYLTPKLWGRERLYSLRMVNWHFWLATLGIVVYAAVLWVAGIQQGLMWREYNSQGFLVYSFAETVAAMFPYYVLRAVGGTLYLAGGLVMAWNVFMTIRGYLRDEAAIPTTFVPQPQPAE; translated from the coding sequence ATGAACTACACGACGGAAACGGTGGCGATCACGGTCGCGGCGTTCCTGGCTCTGCTGGGAGCCGCATTCGCACACGACCACCTCTTTGCAGTCCATATGGGCATACTTTGCTTCTGCCTTGCCGCGGGCGCTGCGCTGCTGATCAGGAGAGTTGATTTCTCGCCGGCAGCCCGGCAGCAGAAAGTCGATCCGTCCGCCTATTTCGACGAGGTGATACGATATGGCTTGATCGCCACGGTGTTCTGGGGCGTAGTCGGCTTCCTGGTTGGCGTGATCATCGCGCTGCAGCTTGCCTTTCCTGACCTCAACATCGCCCCTTATCTCAATTTCGGAAGGTTGCGGCCCGTTCACACCTCGGCGGTCATCTTCGCCTTTGGCGGCAATGCGCTGATCATGACATCGTTCTACGTGGTGCAACGCACCTGTCGCGCACGTCTTTTCGGCGGTAGCCTGGCTTGGTTCGTATTCTGGGGTTACCAGCTTTTTATCGTGATGGCTGCGACCGGATACGTTCTCGGAATCACCCAGGCCCGTGAATATGCCGAACCTGAGTGGTACGTCGACCTCTGGCTCACCATCGTCTGGGTCGCCTATCTCGCCGTCTATCTCGGCACGATCCTGAGGCGCAAAGAGCCGCATATCTATGTGGCGAACTGGTTCTATTTGGGCTTCATCGTCACCATCGCGATGCTGCACGTGGTCAACAACCTGGCGGTTCCCACCTCGTTCCTGGGATCGAAGAGCTATTCTGTCTTCTCGGGCGTTCAGGACGCGCTGACCCAATGGTGGTACGGCCACAACGCCGTCGGCTTCTTCCTCACCGCCGGCTTCCTGGGCATGATGTACTACTTCGTGCCGAAGCAGGCCAACCGACCCGTCTATTCATACCGGCTCTCGATCATCCACTTCTGGGCGCTGATCTTCATGTACATCTGGGCCGGCCCGCATCATCTGCATTACACGGCGCTGCCCGACTGGGCCCAGACGCTCGGCATGGTTTTCTCGATCATGCTCTGGATGCCCTCCTGGGGCGGCATGATCAACGGTCTCATGACCCTTTCAGGCGCCTGGGACAAGATCCGCACCGATCCGATCATCCGTATGATGATCGTCGCCATCGCCTTTTACGGGATGTCGACCTTCGAAGGCCCGATGATGTCGGTGAAAACCGTCAATTCGCTCAGCCACTATACCGAATGGACGATCGGCCACGTGCATTCCGGCGCTCTCGGCTGGGTGGGAATGATCACCTTCGGGGCGATCTACTACCTGACGCCGAAGCTATGGGGACGCGAGCGTCTCTACAGCCTGCGGATGGTCAACTGGCACTTCTGGCTCGCGACCCTCGGGATCGTCGTCTACGCCGCCGTGCTTTGGGTTGCCGGCATCCAGCAGGGGCTGATGTGGCGCGAGTACAATTCTCAGGGCTTCCTCGTCTATTCCTTCGCGGAGACAGTCGCGGCGATGTTCCCCTACTACGTGCTGCGCGCGGTCGGCGGAACGCTTTACCTGGCGGGCGGTCTCGTCATGGCCTGGAACGTGTTCATGACGATCCGCGGCTACCTGCGCGACGAAGCTGCAATCCCAACCACTTTCGTGCCCCAACCACAGCCTGCCGAATGA
- a CDS encoding Crp/Fnr family transcriptional regulator, with amino-acid sequence MLMQGNAAFQKTEAASGSRSVQTLSSLFHMSASETVGAGKAICWEGDAVKHLFQVVEGVVRLHRIIGEGRRVITGFHFPGDVVGTFLEGDFLFTAEAVTDCKIRRMPRKHFRDGVARSDALHTAYISLLCRETAAAHDQMVLLSKKNAEERLCSFIVKLAARPDSRSQPNLLRVPMNRQDIADYLGLTIETVSRTISKLASRNIVVPEGRHDLRIVDPVRLAQLSGNADDFSAKTCHRVNFH; translated from the coding sequence ATGCTGATGCAGGGCAACGCCGCATTTCAGAAGACCGAAGCCGCAAGCGGTAGCCGGAGCGTTCAGACGCTCTCGTCACTGTTCCACATGTCTGCGAGCGAGACCGTGGGCGCGGGTAAGGCGATCTGCTGGGAGGGCGACGCCGTCAAGCATCTCTTCCAGGTCGTGGAGGGCGTCGTGCGTCTCCATCGCATCATCGGCGAAGGCCGCCGCGTCATCACCGGCTTCCATTTCCCCGGTGACGTCGTCGGAACGTTTCTAGAGGGCGACTTTCTGTTCACGGCCGAAGCCGTGACCGACTGCAAGATCCGGCGGATGCCGCGCAAGCACTTTCGCGATGGGGTCGCCCGGTCGGATGCCCTTCACACTGCATACATCTCCCTTCTCTGCCGTGAGACGGCTGCCGCTCACGACCAGATGGTGCTGCTGTCAAAGAAGAACGCAGAAGAACGTCTGTGCAGCTTCATCGTAAAGCTCGCAGCTCGGCCTGATTCCCGGTCGCAGCCGAATCTGCTACGCGTGCCGATGAACCGTCAGGACATCGCCGACTATCTTGGCCTGACGATCGAGACCGTCTCGCGCACGATCAGCAAGCTGGCGTCCAGAAACATCGTCGTCCCCGAGGGCAGGCACGATCTTAGAATCGTGGACCCGGTACGACTGGCGCAATTGTCCGGAAACGCTGATGATTTCTCCGCGAAAACCTGCCATAGGGTCAATTTCCACTGA
- a CDS encoding YoaK family protein, with translation MLIKEGESRTLKTDILLASSLAFVAGGVNSAGYLGFGYFSANMTGNVSLISDHISAGDIYLGVAFLGIVAMFMAGAFSASLFIQIGKRYRLPAIFALTLLAEAALLMGIGLYSLIAGSSVSGLGTVGVISFSMGIQNAASTRISGSRVRTTHVSGVATDIGVGLAQLIEPSDAHAGRHTRDRLLLHSATVASFLVGGTAGVLCYQAAGGAVFCAFSVVLLFLCVRHLIGVSHN, from the coding sequence ATGCTTATTAAGGAAGGCGAGAGCCGCACTCTAAAGACGGACATTCTGCTCGCATCGTCGCTGGCGTTCGTTGCAGGGGGCGTCAACAGCGCCGGATATCTGGGATTCGGCTACTTTTCGGCCAACATGACCGGCAATGTCTCATTGATCTCTGACCATATCTCAGCGGGAGACATCTACCTCGGGGTCGCGTTCTTAGGTATTGTTGCGATGTTCATGGCGGGAGCGTTCTCTGCGTCATTGTTCATCCAAATTGGCAAACGCTACCGGTTGCCAGCGATATTTGCTCTCACCCTTTTGGCGGAGGCGGCTTTGCTGATGGGCATCGGCCTCTACTCTCTCATCGCAGGTTCAAGTGTCAGCGGTCTCGGAACCGTCGGTGTGATTAGCTTCTCGATGGGCATCCAGAATGCTGCATCCACGCGAATATCCGGCAGCAGGGTACGAACGACCCATGTATCTGGCGTCGCAACAGATATCGGAGTTGGCTTGGCGCAACTGATCGAGCCGTCTGATGCCCATGCGGGCCGGCATACTCGGGATCGCCTTCTGCTACACAGCGCGACCGTGGCGTCATTCCTTGTCGGTGGCACAGCCGGCGTGCTGTGTTATCAAGCTGCCGGCGGTGCAGTTTTCTGCGCGTTTTCAGTCGTTTTGCTGTTCCTTTGTGTCAGGCATCTGATTGGCGTCTCACATAACTGA
- a CDS encoding hybrid sensor histidine kinase/response regulator has product MPHRLISPRTASSQELDALVHVLDGADIIIHRLEGTITHWSIGCENMYGWSREEAVGENVYELLATRFPEPAESIHEQLKSRGFWQGEIIHRHKNGQDIHVASRCVLVNLPDGDPAVIQSNSDVSALRKAEQEVRSREAHLRSILDTVPDAMVVIDQKGIVISFSKAAESLFGMTSEEICGRNVSNLMPNPYRDAHDGYIGRYLGTGEKRIIGYGRVVTGQRADGSQFPMELHVGEATVDGARIFTGFVRDLTSRVKIEEDLRQAQKMEAVGQLTGGLAHDFNNLLTVISGNLEMIEDKLPAGPLRDMLREAQDAAGDGAKLTGQLLAFGRRQPLSPKQVDLGQLVMGFSDLLRRMLGEDIKLSTVVSGSGFNVLVDSSQLQNAILNIALNARDAMPKGGSLTTEVSRVHLDADYAKMYPEVRSGHFALISMTDTGSGMSDEVKKRAIEPFFTTKEVGSGTGLGLSMVYGFVKQSGGHLQIYSEVGRGTTIRIYLPAPDAGGADAFVEQAGKTESPLPKGTELVLVVEDDARVRRVAVARLVAMGYSVLEAENGQRALEVLEENGNIALLFTDIVMPGGLTGDEVAGAARKLRPELAVLFTSGYSEPSLATHEVIAGAQWLRKPYTARELATKIRELLDER; this is encoded by the coding sequence ATGCCTCATCGCCTCATATCGCCGCGCACCGCGTCGTCGCAGGAACTTGACGCTCTGGTGCACGTGCTCGATGGAGCAGACATCATCATCCATCGGCTGGAAGGAACCATCACGCACTGGTCGATCGGATGCGAAAACATGTACGGATGGAGCCGTGAGGAGGCTGTGGGAGAAAACGTCTACGAACTGTTGGCAACCCGGTTCCCGGAGCCTGCGGAGAGCATCCACGAGCAGTTGAAGTCCCGTGGTTTCTGGCAGGGAGAGATCATCCATCGCCACAAGAACGGCCAGGACATTCACGTCGCGAGCCGGTGCGTCCTGGTCAACCTTCCAGACGGCGATCCCGCGGTCATTCAGTCGAACAGCGACGTCAGCGCCCTCCGGAAGGCCGAGCAGGAAGTGAGATCGCGCGAGGCGCACCTTAGGTCGATTCTGGATACGGTGCCCGACGCGATGGTCGTCATCGATCAGAAGGGCATCGTGATATCCTTCAGCAAAGCCGCCGAAAGCTTGTTCGGCATGACTTCCGAGGAAATCTGCGGCCGGAACGTCAGCAACCTGATGCCCAATCCCTATCGCGATGCGCACGACGGCTACATCGGGAGATATCTCGGCACCGGCGAGAAGCGGATCATCGGCTACGGTCGCGTGGTGACCGGCCAGCGTGCGGACGGCTCACAGTTCCCCATGGAGCTGCACGTCGGAGAGGCCACGGTCGATGGGGCGCGGATTTTTACGGGATTCGTACGAGACCTCACGAGCAGGGTTAAGATCGAGGAAGATCTGCGCCAGGCACAGAAGATGGAAGCGGTAGGGCAGTTGACAGGAGGCCTCGCGCACGACTTCAACAATCTCCTTACCGTCATCAGCGGCAACCTCGAAATGATCGAGGATAAGCTTCCGGCGGGACCTCTTCGCGATATGCTCCGGGAAGCGCAGGATGCTGCTGGAGATGGCGCAAAGCTGACGGGCCAACTGCTTGCCTTCGGCCGACGCCAACCGCTCAGCCCTAAGCAGGTTGATCTGGGGCAACTCGTCATGGGATTCTCAGACCTGCTCCGCAGGATGCTGGGAGAGGACATCAAGCTTTCGACCGTGGTTTCCGGGTCGGGCTTCAACGTGCTGGTAGACAGCTCGCAGCTTCAGAACGCAATTCTCAACATCGCCCTCAACGCCCGCGATGCCATGCCGAAGGGCGGCAGCCTGACCACCGAGGTGTCGCGCGTCCATCTGGATGCCGACTATGCCAAGATGTATCCAGAGGTCCGCAGCGGGCACTTCGCGCTCATATCGATGACCGATACCGGCAGCGGCATGAGCGACGAGGTCAAGAAGCGGGCGATAGAACCGTTCTTCACCACCAAGGAAGTGGGCTCAGGAACTGGTCTCGGTCTGAGCATGGTGTACGGCTTTGTCAAACAGTCCGGCGGCCATCTTCAAATCTATAGCGAGGTCGGAAGAGGCACGACAATCCGCATTTACCTGCCCGCCCCTGATGCCGGCGGAGCAGACGCCTTTGTGGAACAAGCGGGAAAAACGGAATCACCACTTCCCAAGGGAACCGAACTTGTTCTCGTCGTCGAAGATGACGCGCGAGTGCGTCGCGTTGCGGTAGCTCGGCTCGTCGCCATGGGCTATTCAGTGCTGGAAGCTGAGAACGGTCAACGCGCGCTGGAGGTTCTCGAGGAAAACGGGAACATCGCCCTCCTGTTCACCGACATCGTGATGCCGGGAGGCCTTACTGGAGACGAAGTCGCAGGCGCAGCGCGCAAGCTTCGTCCCGAACTTGCGGTACTCTTCACATCCGGATATTCGGAGCCTTCTCTCGCGACGCATGAGGTGATCGCCGGAGCGCAGTGGCTGCGAAAGCCGTACACCGCCAGAGAACTCGCAACGAAGATCCGAGAACTGCTAGACGAGCGATGA
- a CDS encoding YcnI family copper-binding membrane protein, translating to MIKQVTAALFAALCAAGAAHGHATLEQAQAAPGKAYKAVVRIGHGCEGKPTIKVRVKVPEGLISAKPMPKPGWTVDKIKGAYEKSYNLYGSAVKEGTTEIVWSGGNLADDEYDEFVFRGTVAKETPSGTRIYVPIVQECTDGAFERWIEIPTVGKSSDDYENPAPFFDVVEQPRS from the coding sequence ATGATCAAGCAAGTCACCGCCGCCCTGTTCGCTGCCCTCTGCGCCGCCGGAGCGGCGCATGGACATGCCACGCTTGAACAAGCGCAGGCGGCGCCCGGCAAGGCCTACAAGGCGGTCGTCCGGATCGGTCACGGCTGCGAAGGAAAGCCGACCATCAAAGTCCGCGTGAAGGTTCCAGAAGGACTCATTTCCGCCAAGCCGATGCCAAAGCCGGGCTGGACCGTCGACAAGATCAAGGGCGCCTACGAAAAAAGCTACAATCTCTATGGCTCGGCAGTGAAAGAGGGAACGACGGAAATCGTCTGGAGCGGAGGCAATCTCGCCGACGACGAGTACGACGAGTTCGTGTTCCGTGGAACGGTCGCCAAGGAAACGCCGTCCGGGACCCGCATATACGTTCCGATCGTGCAGGAGTGCACCGACGGAGCTTTCGAACGGTGGATCGAAATTCCCACGGTGGGGAAGTCATCCGACGACTATGAAAATCCGGCGCCGTTCTTCGACGTCGTAGAACAACCTCGTTCTTGA
- the ccoP gene encoding cytochrome-c oxidase, cbb3-type subunit III: MSEKHIDEMSGVETTGHEWDGIRELNNPMPRWWVWTFYVTILWAIGYAIAYPAIPMITSATKGYLGYSTRAELQQELDQARASQTTLHDLIAAKTVQEIDSDSALREFAVAGGASAFKVNCAPCHGSGASGGPGFPNLNDDDWLWGGDLDAIQATIAHGIRFDEDTDTHASEMPAFTDVLEPIQMKQVAAYVWGLTNTPSDPGLAEAGKQVFVDNCAACHGDDAKGKAEMGAPDLADAIWLKARGEDAIIRQVAGPKHGVMPAWAGRLGDTTIKELTIFVHSLGGGT, from the coding sequence ATGTCGGAAAAACATATCGATGAAATGAGCGGCGTCGAAACGACCGGACATGAATGGGACGGCATCCGCGAACTCAACAATCCGATGCCCCGCTGGTGGGTGTGGACCTTCTACGTGACAATCTTGTGGGCTATCGGCTATGCCATCGCCTATCCGGCCATTCCGATGATCACTTCGGCCACAAAAGGCTATCTCGGCTATTCAACGCGTGCCGAGCTGCAGCAGGAGCTGGATCAGGCGAGGGCGTCGCAGACGACCCTGCATGATCTGATCGCCGCCAAGACGGTGCAGGAGATTGATTCCGATTCTGCCCTTCGCGAATTCGCGGTCGCCGGCGGCGCGTCTGCCTTCAAGGTGAACTGCGCGCCGTGCCACGGCTCGGGAGCAAGCGGCGGTCCGGGATTTCCGAACCTCAACGACGACGATTGGCTGTGGGGTGGAGACCTGGATGCCATCCAGGCGACCATCGCGCATGGAATTCGCTTCGACGAGGATACGGACACCCACGCTTCCGAAATGCCGGCTTTTACTGATGTCTTGGAACCCATCCAGATGAAGCAAGTCGCGGCTTACGTCTGGGGACTGACCAATACACCGTCGGACCCCGGTCTCGCAGAGGCCGGAAAACAGGTCTTCGTCGATAACTGTGCCGCATGTCACGGCGACGACGCCAAAGGAAAAGCCGAAATGGGCGCGCCGGATCTCGCCGATGCGATCTGGCTGAAGGCACGCGGCGAGGATGCGATCATCCGTCAGGTGGCCGGTCCCAAGCATGGCGTCATGCCGGCCTGGGCAGGGCGCCTCGGCGATACGACAATCAAGGAACTTACCATTTTCGTCCATTCGCTTGGCGGCGGGACGTGA
- a CDS encoding pseudoazurin, translating to MRFNIVPAAVAAVLVASAAPSMAADHQIQLLNKGADGVMVFEPGFVKIAPGDTVTFVPTDKSHNVETYKGLIPDGAAQFKSKPNEEFQTKFDVPGAYVVKCTPHAGMGMVALIQVGDAPANLDAIKTAKVPNPVRKRLDADLAQVTP from the coding sequence ATGCGCTTCAATATTGTCCCGGCCGCGGTGGCTGCGGTTCTCGTTGCGTCTGCCGCGCCGTCGATGGCCGCCGATCATCAGATTCAGTTGCTCAACAAGGGCGCCGACGGCGTCATGGTCTTCGAGCCTGGCTTCGTCAAGATCGCTCCCGGCGACACAGTCACCTTCGTGCCGACCGACAAGAGCCACAACGTCGAAACCTACAAGGGTCTCATTCCGGACGGCGCGGCGCAATTCAAGTCGAAGCCGAACGAGGAGTTCCAGACCAAGTTCGACGTGCCAGGCGCCTACGTCGTCAAATGCACTCCACATGCCGGCATGGGCATGGTCGCACTGATCCAGGTCGGCGACGCGCCGGCAAACCTCGACGCCATCAAGACCGCGAAGGTGCCGAACCCGGTGCGCAAGCGCCTCGACGCGGACCTCGCCCAGGTCACCCCGTAA
- a CDS encoding nitrate reductase cytochrome c-type subunit — protein sequence MRSQDSSRRLISRRVWAIAAVAVLMLTGTVTLAQMVPSLSGNENPMESKDPKPVPRWVVDDVRKMRNYPDQPPIIPHSIEGYQLTVNANRCLSCHRRELTEGSGAPMISVTHYMTREGQMLADVSPRRYFCTACHVPQADAKPLVPNSFKDMSELGFKPAGSEQ from the coding sequence ATGCGCAGTCAAGATTCTTCCCGTCGTCTGATTTCGAGGCGCGTCTGGGCGATCGCGGCCGTCGCCGTCCTCATGCTCACCGGCACCGTCACCCTCGCGCAAATGGTGCCGTCGTTGTCGGGCAACGAGAATCCGATGGAGAGCAAGGATCCGAAGCCGGTTCCCAGGTGGGTGGTCGATGACGTCCGCAAGATGCGCAATTATCCAGACCAGCCTCCGATCATCCCGCATTCGATCGAAGGCTACCAACTGACGGTGAACGCCAATCGCTGTCTTTCCTGCCATCGGCGCGAGCTTACCGAAGGCTCCGGCGCGCCGATGATCAGCGTCACGCACTACATGACTCGCGAAGGGCAGATGCTGGCCGACGTTTCGCCCCGGCGATATTTCTGCACCGCCTGCCACGTGCCTCAGGCGGATGCGAAGCCTTTGGTGCCGAACAGCTTCAAAGACATGAGCGAGCTGGGGTTCAAACCCGCGGGAAGCGAGCAATGA